From a single Vitis vinifera cultivar Pinot Noir 40024 chromosome 18, ASM3070453v1 genomic region:
- the LOC100242089 gene encoding GDSL esterase/lipase EXL3, protein MVSSSSIIVFFLSVFIILCTTEALVKLPRNETFPAVLVFGDSIVDPGNNNNLSTVVKCNFPPYGRDFVGGFPTGRFSNGKIPPDFIAEELGIKNLLPPYSSPSLQLGDLLTGVSFASSGSGFDPLTPKLVSVLSLRDQLGMFKEYIGKLKVMVGEERTNTILSKSLFLVVAGSDDIANSYFVIGVRKRQYDVPAYTDFMATSAASFLKELYGLGARRIGVASAPPLGCLPSQRSLAGGKQRECAEDHNEAAKLFNTKLSSQLDSLNANSPQAKFVYIDIYKPFLDLIQNPQKSGFEVVDKGCCGTGRIEAAALCSLLSSFTCEDASNYVFWDSYHPTERAYKVIIEKIIQKCVDGFF, encoded by the exons ATGGTGTCATCTTCTTCGattattgttttctttctttctgtttttattATTCTATGTACCACAGAAGCTCTCGTAAAGCTACCGAGGAACGAAACATTTCCAGCCGTGCTAGTTTTCGGAGATTCGATAGTGGATCCGGGCAATAACAACAATCTTAGTACTGTGGTTAAGTGCAATTTTCCACCGTATGGGAGGGACTTCGTGGGAGGATTTCCAACTGGAAGATTTAGCAATGGCAAAATTCCGCCTGACTTCATTG CTGAAGAATTGGGAATCAAAAATCTACTGCCACCATATTCTAGCCCGTCTCTTCAACTTGGTGATCTCCTGACTGGAGTGAGCTTCGCCTCAAGTGGCTCAGGATTTGATCCTCTAACACCTAAGCTTGTG TCAGTTTTATCTCTGCGGGATCAATTAGGAATGTTCAAAGAATACATAGGAAAGTTGAAAGTGATGGTTGGAGAAGAGAGAACAAACACCATTTTAAGCAAAAGCTTATTTCTAGTAGTAGCAGGCAGTGATGACATTGCCAATTCATACTTTGTCATCGGCGTTCGGAAACGCCAGTATGATGTTCCGGCTTACACTGATTTTATGGCCACCTCGGCTGCTTCTTTCTTGAAG GAATTGTATGGATTGGGGGCACGAAGAATAGGTGTTGCCAGTGCACCTCCATTGGGGTGTCTGCCATCACAGAGAAGCTTAGCAGGAGGGAAACAAAGAGAGTGTGCTGAGGATCACAACGAAGCTGCGAAGCTGTTCAACACCAAGCTCTCGTCTCAATTGGATTCTCTCAACGCCAATTCTCCCCAGGCAAAGTTTGTCTACATTGATATTTACAAACCCTTTCTCGATCTCATCCAAAACCCTCAAAAATCAG GGTTTGAAGTGGTGGATAAAGGTTGTTGTGGCACAGGGAGAATAGAGGCGGCAGCACTATGTAGCCTATTAAGTTCATTTACTTGTGAAGACGCGTCAAATTATGTATTTTGGGATAGTTATCATCCTACAGAAAGAGCATACAAGGTTATAATAGAGAAGATCATCCAGAAATGCGTGGACGGCTTCTTCTGA